AAAGAAATTGACAGTGAGATGAATTAGCAAGGGAACGAACATATGGGCCTTAGAGGTGGTAGCTTGTGTATATGGCCATGTTGGAGGAGCCATTGAATTCGTACGGAGAGGGGAGGAAAGAATCGTGTCTAGTTGAACCGGGGGAGAAAAAGTTTAtattttattaaaataatttacTTTCCGGTGCCACATAGGATGCCCTTGTGATATTTAGTCGGAAATACGGAAGTGGACCTAATTGCACATTAGCTAAAAGGTTTAGAACCAAGTTACTCATCTTAAAAGTTAAGGGGTTTAACTGCACTTGGTATTTGGTACGAAACATTTGGGGTTAATTTGCCATTTTTCTCGAGAAAAGAAGTCCCAAATATTGTGTGCAATACGTATGCAAAAAATATCATTGAAGATTTGAAGGTGACCTTGGTTTACAAGGCGCGGTGGTGGGGTTTTTCTTTTTAACGAAAGCAGTCTCGGTATTTTAACGTAAATTGTGTGCTTTACATTTGAGTTATTGAGTACAGTAGTACAGTGAATGTGAAATCTATGAACTTGCTTAGTGTACATGGGGTCAAGAGTCTCAAGACGACGATGTTCAGTCTTtacaacaaaaatgaaaagaagaaagacGATGAGAGGGTTGGTTACAATCGTGTTactaaatttaaatttaaatcaAAGAATCAACACAGGTCGAGGATCCCACTTATCGCCTCGTAGATCTTGAACTACATTGTTGTCTCACAATCACCAAACAAAACCCACATTTCTATGTACCTTGCATGTAACTTATGATTATGCATTTATGCTAGCTTACATGGAGATTGAAGGAGAATTGAGGAATTGTTATGAATGTATGAGGTACCTGAAAGAGAAATCATAGGGTACAACTTCTATTAATTCTGAAACAGGCTCATCTGTTTTACTTTTCAAACAACATAAGGCTTCTCCCTTAAGCTCATCAGGTAGCTGGAGACACACCCAATCAAGCAACGACTTTAAATCTTTGCCAAAGTCGAGTTGATACCAATCCAGTGTTTTGGGTATCGTGAGCTTATCGTCCTTTGAAATGCCCACTGCTGCCTGTATATACTCTTTCTTTGCCACTTCCAATTCGCTTTCAATTTGGGATGCAGTGTACACCCTCACCTGTTGGCAAAATATCATATTTCATGTGAGAGTACATTCTAGTGGAATAAAGCAAAAACACTAACCATACTCCTTATATAGAAGTAATAGTTAAGCCAATACAGTTCTCTGAGAAATTTTCGTCACAAGTCATCTTGAAATCGTATTTATGTGTTTACGGCATAGAGTAAGCTTGGATAGAAGAACCTAAGACCAATGGTCTCTGGTTTCAATTACACTAATGGATGAACAAGCCAATAGGACCCTTCAATAAGTCTGGTTTCGTAACAATAGTGTGACAGGTTTGGATCCCTATCCCCTTTGTAGGTGGCAGTCCGAATCTTTCACACCAAACCCACTTAACTCGGTAAGGTTAAAATCTTTCACACCAAACCCTCTTACCTCAGGTAAGGATACCTCCGTAAGGCACTAGTGTTATATTGCTTTTGCTATATCAGAATATTGCATATCAGCCAATTGTGGACCTAGACAACAATTTTTGAAAAACAGGGAAGAAAAGAAAACCCTTACAGCGGGAGACGACCAGCTTCCGCAGCATAATGCAAATGTAACCAATGGTTCTGCGCACTCCAAACCAAACAGGTTGCTCACCCTCAGGTCATTCCCTTTAGCTGCTCTTTTGCCTCCCTGTTAAGATGATTCACATGAAAAAAAGTCAATAACAGAGAATATTCTCATGTGATGGTTTTAATCAGCATATGGTTGATCTCATGTCAGGAGAAAATAAGTGATGGAAAGCTTGCCTGTTTCACGTAGAATGGTAATCTCAAAATGAAATGTTCAATGCTGATTGCAGTCAATTTTTCACCCCCTACATTTATTGTTGCCTGGGAAACAGAGAAAACCATTTGTAAATTTCTTTTGAGATAGATCAAGGAAAGAAAATTATACTATTCTCTTTTTGAATGGATTAAAAACTTAGTCATGGTAACATTTCTCTACGAAGCACATCCACATTTGTTGGGGCCATGAATAGGCTAAGCTCAAAAGCTTAGTATAAGCGCTTATATGTTGGAAGATTAGGGGCCTTATCCCCTAAGCGAACACCATAATAGAGGAAAGCAATTACGTGGGTGTATCACACAACCATGAACCATACGATTATAAATACATCTTTATTGAGGCATGGTAAAGGGACTCCAATTCTGATTACTACTCTCTTAAATGCATCAATATATTTCTAGCTATACGAGGAGCTCTAAGCTGAGCGATTGAGGGTTCTGTTCGAGGTCCAACTCCGGGCCAGGAGTTTCATGTGCAGGTACACAGAGACGATGGGAGGGCACTGGATCCTTGAAAATCATACGCAACAGGCATAAAAGCCGAAGATCATCTGAGATTTTAGTTTCTAGTAGAGAAGATATCAGAGGGATTATAAAGTAGTGGCGAAAGTGTATTAGTATACACAAGGTAAGGATAATTTACACAACCTTCGACTATCGGTTTGGACGAAAAGAAGGGGAAACTGAAGAAATGTGAGAGTCGGAAACTGAAGAAATGTGAGTCACAATAATCATTGAGGCTGGCTTTTCACTCATCTAGATTGCTTCACACATATTGTTTGAGAAGATGATACTAACATTAAGCATGCTCATAACTGCTTTATCATAGCTTTACTAATTCAATCAAAGACACAAATAAAATCTTACCTCTCGCATGAGTAAAACAACCTTTTCAGCACTGTCAGGAATTCCATGCTCCAAAAACGCCTGAAAGCGGTATAACTTAGCAAATTGCAACTCCGCAAGTTAAAATTTCAAGTGAGTACTGTACAATGACTTCTTACATTCATCATGCAGGAATTGTAAGTATTTATCCAGAATGCGAGCTTATGTTGGTGGCTAAGACCATCCAAGTTAACTCTGGCAAGTTTTCCGAGGAGGAGCCTGAACACCATATTCACTCAAGTAAAAACAAAAAAGAAGTGACGTATAAGAAAACAGAACTTGCCAAGAAAAGTTGAGCAATTTACTTTAGTTTATGAAGCAAGAAAAGAGCATCTCTTTTCCGCTTTAGATCAATTGAGATCGCGTCAACAATACAGAGATGCTTGTAAACACCGATATCTCTCTTCTTGAGTTCTATAACAGATCCGTAAGGATCTTGGAGCTCCATATCTTGATCAGAAACAATAGACAATGAAAAGGGTACTTGAGTCTTTTTGTCATCTTTATTGCTCAACTTTGTAAAAATACTACACAAGCATTTCATAATGTCCTCTGAGATTTTGTTCGGTTCACTGTCTCCCCCAAGCGCCTTGTTTACTGGCTGGAAGACAGAAAAGTTAGAATAGCATCAATGCTGTGAACTTCCACATAAAATGTGTCTAGAAAACAATCACACGGAGAAACGGTCCACTTTATAGGCCTAAAAGAGGTTCTCactcaaagaaaaaaaaaggtttcaTCCCAAAAGTAGTTGGCATTGGGAGGAGCTGATTTTCCCTTGTTTATAAAATGATCAACTCTCTCCTCTGTAATCAGTAGTGCATTACGCTCATATGTCCAACAACATATCATAATATGAGGTATATTACCAAGATCAGAGACAAGGTCAAATGACTATCATAGTTTATGATGTACCTGCTTTCTAGGAGAATTATCTGATTTCTGAGATGGCTGACGCTTTAAAGAAGACTTCCGAACAGGCGTCTTTACTCTGCAAAGCCTCTCTGATAATGAACGTGTCTGGTTTTCTTTCCCTTTGCCCTTTTTGGAAGAATTCACTAAAAAACTGTGCTCATCAGGATTCCAGTCCGCTAAATGATCAGTACACCGCTGTCTATGACGAGAGACAACAGGTGGGCTTCGATTGAAACTACCATGTGTTTGAACCTCTGAACCTTTACCATTATCCAGAGAACCAAGAGAGTTTGGTTCATTTGTAGCCCGTTTTCCATACACTGAATCGCTAAAACTTCGCTCTATTTGATCAGAAACAATGTCAGAAGAAGTTGAAGCTGTTCTACCAAGTGACAGTGAAGACTGGTCAGATGAAGTTGACGCAGTTCTGGCAACTGATGCTAGAGATTTCTCGGAATCAGATTGCTCATCTCTAGAAACCTGACTTGTAATTCGCTCAAAGTAGTCCATTGGATTATCCAAGTTTTTCTTTGAGCAGATGAATACAGCTTCCTGGTATAGATCCTGCCTGTAATTCACCGCCTGCTCCTCAAGCCGAGTTATCTCTTCTTCGAGGACAGCAAGCTCTGCAAGAAGCTCCTGTGTCTAAGATCAAAGGAGCCCTGTCAGCATAACAAACTTGCTCATTTTGAAATCGGTATTCACTATCAATCACGATTCGAGGGCCTAGGCTATGTTACTCAGTTTTACGGATAGGTGTTGGTTACAAAATGAGCAAGTTTGTTATGCTGGTTACAAGTTACGGATAGGTGCTCAAATTTTAGAACACCGGGACTCTGTCAAGAATCAAGAAGAAAATAATAGGGACAGGTCCTCAAAGCGAAAAATTCATTTAATTTGAAATGTTTTTGAGTTCATTTAATTTGCAACGACGACGTATTGACCTCTACTACTGTATAGCAATTAGCACTCAGCAATATATAGATCTAACTAGACAAAGACTGAGAACTAACATTTGGAGGGAGATATGGAGGAAGGCGAGAGAGAGCACCCACAGGTCTGTTGAAGGCCCTTTTTAGAGCCTTGTGAATGTTCTCTTCATCAGTAAGCTTTTTCTTCAGCTTATCAACCTGAACAACCACCAGAAAGATGATCACCCAACAAGATCtatctataatattaataatcATCAACATTGACCTCTTGCCTACTAAACTAGTTTCACAGGCAAAATAGCACACACTAGGGTAACATTGCATACATCCGACCCCCTTGGACATTGGTAGGAGCTGTTATGGCACCGAGGTAATGCCATTCTTATTGTTGTATTGATCAGGTGGCTCCGCCTCCAAGCGGGGTCAGACATAAGAAATCGTTCATGACAAGAAACGACCAAATACCAAATGGAAATTGTTTCCAACCGACCCTTAATCGAGACGACATAATAATAAATTACGGAGTAAATTGATAGAGGATATAAGGCTAATACATCTTCCAATAAGGTCAACTTCTTTTCTCTGCTAGTTTGACTTCCAAAGGATGTAGCTTTCTCACACCCTGGTGATCTACTGAACTTTTGCACCTGTGAGAACGTCAAATTAAAGCATTACAACTTATTTATTCATAACCTCGAATGTGAATTCAATACATATAGAGCATAAAACACATTTCACAAAATCATGTTAAGACGGGTATATACGTCTTAAATTGATACGGGATTGCACCCAAGAAAAAACTTACTTTCTCCATTTCTAGCTCAAAAGAAAAGAACAGTTTCCCGACTTCCATCTATAATTCAGAATATAAATTTTGGGAAGATGAAGCacataaaaatggattaaaacatAACAAAACTTGGACTTTACAAATAAAATTTAATaacccattttatttaaaacaaaaaattaagaAAATTTCAAAAGACAGCTGGTGATTGTCACAGAAAATTAACAAGTGAAAGATATATACATTGTGAATCTGAGACGTGCAGGGTCTATTGTTCATCACTATTAGTTCATGGAGACCATCTACACCACCATTTAAACTTAGTTTATTGAATTAATCAGACCAAATAAATTAAAGAAATACAAGTTTAGTGAGTCAAACAAAAAAATAAGTGGAGTTTAATAAAGTAGAGATTAGTAGAACTAGTTGTAATATCCAACACTAGTTGCCAATAATTAAGTCTTAAACACATGTTTAATTAGTAGGAAGAACATATTCTGGACACATAAACAGAAAATACCTGGATTTTGCTTAATTTTCTGATTATTGTCTACTCTTTGATCGAGTTTAGACAAAGCCGTTGGATTTTGTGCGTTTAAGCATACATGATGTCGCaatagaggtgatcatgggctgGGCCGGACCGGGTTTGGGCCTGGCTGTGTAAAAAAAATCAGCCCAAATGATCGGGCTGGGCTAGGCCGGGCCAATTTTTTTGGGCCTCTTTGGTTGGCCCAAGCCCGGCCCAAGTGGGCTAAATCGGGCTTTCGGGCTAGTTCGGGTCATTACGGGCTTCTTTGTAATGTATATATAGTTAGTTATGATAAGCTTCTATATGCATAAACTCCTTTCCGAAAAAGAACATATGTGTTCGTAATTGGATTCTAGAACTTGTTTATCGATACTAAGTAAAGTATCGCTATACTAAGTAGAATATCGTGCTGTAAAGAATCCCGGGAAAAAAAAATATAGTACAAAGTAGAAGTAAACATCAGTGGACACTTTACATATAATCTTTATAGATTAAGCCAAATTAACATATCGTAGACCAAACTAGTGGATTTTAGTGAGCGAGCTTTGTGATGATTGCCTCACGTAAAAGTGTTAAATATTTGTACATTCACCGTAAGTTAAACTAATATCCTCACTTTGACAATAATGGAATGATAGTGGTGTGTTAATATGGCATGTATGTGTAGGCAAATTCGGGTAGTAGCCAGTAGTATACTGAAATTATTAGTTTGTCAATTTTATACTATTAGTTGTGGATGCTGAGATGATTAGTGCCTAAAACAATGAATTTGTTTCATTTTAACGCATAAGGACGGGCCGGGCTAAAATTCGGGCCGAAAGTTCGGCCCATACCCGGCCCTAAATATCAATTGGgccatgggcttttttgggcctAATTTTATGGGCCAAACCCGAGAAAAAATCGGGCTTGGGCCGGACCGGGCCAAcgggcttgggccatttgatcaccTCTATGTCGCAACATTCCTGATTCTTGAGTTCCACGGCTTCTTTAAATTAGCGAGTTGGACCAGTCAAAGTCAGGTGTCTGGTGCGAGATGAGTCAGTTTGAGACTTTGAGTCGGGGTTATTTTCGTTATGTAGGAATTTGTTTAGCTCCGTTCTACTCACCCACAAGTCGAGGTCAAAGGGAATGACAATTAAAATACAATACCAAACCATTAATTGTTCACAATAATATCAAAAGCTTGCCATTTAACTCAATAATCTTAATCAAATGACCACAAGGAAATATGTAGTCAATCTCACCACTACTAGTCTTTACTTGTGTTAGTTAGTTTCATTTTAGTGTTCTTAATTTATTTTAGGCTCCCATTTCTAGTTAACCTTTACATATACTATACTTTAGCCGTTCCTGCAGATCGTgaaacacccgcgaattttccattttggcaagtataatttaattaaccgttctattgtcttatttatattttaaattatttaatttaattgatttcattattaaacatgattttttataaatattatatttttaaagcttaagttatgtgaaataaatattttggtcggataataataataataataataataataataataataataataataataataataataataataataataataataataataataatattccccgtcttgagttgtagtgggcttgagacgaaaCTTCTAGTGTATACCGACTCAATTTGAAATTTGTTGGGCTTTTTATAACTTATGGGCttttccttctcttttcccttcacaaaacccccaactaaaccctcacaactccatctccctcactcctaaattctgaaatttcccaacaaacacacaactacaacaccattgttacacaacctCCACCTTCTTCACTAAAttggccataaaaccttcatttctcatcggttttcagtgattttcgcgtctatctcttcctctcatcgccctccttctttctaggtaagaaaagaactatctttcctccattaatggggctgtcgagccaatttctcatggtacccttttttctagtttcgatttttagtcttatttggtgttttcttatgtttaggagaaagtttagttgacccggaagtggattcttgcttgtgagacgattacaatagagattaagagctaaaaggtaacggtgatgggttactcgacttacatgtcaaatttgtgtgttttatGTGTGGTTGGATGCATACAAATGTTAAAGTTGGTAACTTTCATGTTTCATTCCATTGTTATGTTGAATGAAGTGGTTTTATGAGCATTTTCATATGTTTGGTTGACATGCTATCTTATTTTAAGGTTCATAATTGATGTCATATGtttaaattatcctaacatgctaaatttaccgagtattcatcatattagagaAGTATAAAATGATTGAAtgaaagatggttgaatttggaagactttagatggATGTTTGATGAGTTTTTCGTGTTCAgtgatcctctgccggtgggccggcagccggcctacccaaccggcagcgcgtctTTGCATTTCTGACTCGTAAAAATAGAGAATTAAGCCTTTgtgatcccctgccggtgggccggcagccggcctacccaaccggcagcgagtacatggaattttggtgtcttttataataGGGTGTATCCCCTGCGTGGCGGGCAGCCGGTCACCcagagaatacacaatgtgaaatgttgaaCTTAATTGTTTATAGGGTGTactccctgccggtgggcggcgGAGGtcggtcaaccggcagagaatacataatgtgcaagttgagcttatttggctatagggtgtattccttgccggtgggccggcagccggtcagccggcagagaatacacattgagcatatgttgaccttgtttaccttgacctgtattccctgccggtgggccggcagccggtggaccggcagagaatacactttcagccttttggctttgttttaccttggcttgtatcccctgccggtgggccggcagccggtggaccggcagagaatacacctaCTTCTATTTTTGGCCTTGTTTCACCTAGCatgaatcctctgccggtgggccggcagccggtgcccacgCCGGCGAGAGAGAGCGGTAATCATTATACTCTTATGTTcatacatgcttcacatgaattgtttacgttatgtttgtgcaatcattgttactcgtatttgtgaccggagtgtgacggtttacattgtgtgactactcgacattccttatttatttgccctcggacattaggtcacgattatgtgccattgtttccgagttgg
The Silene latifolia isolate original U9 population chromosome 11, ASM4854445v1, whole genome shotgun sequence genome window above contains:
- the LOC141611757 gene encoding uncharacterized protein LOC141611757 isoform X2, translating into MNNRPCTSQIHNVQKFSRSPGCEKATSFGSQTSREKKLTLLEDVDKLKKKLTDEENIHKALKRAFNRPVGALSRLPPYLPPNTQELLAELAVLEEEITRLEEQAVNYRQDLYQEAVFICSKKNLDNPMDYFERITSQVSRDEQSDSEKSLASVARTASTSSDQSSLSLGRTASTSSDIVSDQIERSFSDSVYGKRATNEPNSLGSLDNGKGSEVQTHGSFNRSPPVVSRHRQRCTDHLADWNPDEHSFLVNSSKKGKGKENQTRSLSERLCRVKTPVRKSSLKRQPSQKSDNSPRKQPVNKALGGDSEPNKISEDIMKCLCSIFTKLSNKDDKKTQVPFSLSIVSDQDMELQDPYGSVIELKKRDIGVYKHLCIVDAISIDLKRKRDALFLLHKLKLLLGKLARVNLDGLSHQHKLAFWINTYNSCMMNAFLEHGIPDSAEKVVLLMREATINVGGEKLTAISIEHFILRLPFYVKQGGKRAAKGNDLRVSNLFGLECAEPLVTFALCCGSWSSPAVRVYTASQIESELEVAKKEYIQAAVGISKDDKLTIPKTLDWYQLDFGKDLKSLLDWVCLQLPDELKGEALCCLKSKTDEPVSELIEVVPYDFSFRYLIHS
- the LOC141611757 gene encoding uncharacterized protein LOC141611757 isoform X1, with protein sequence MNNRPCTSQIHNMEVGKLFFSFELEMEKVQKFSRSPGCEKATSFGSQTSREKKLTLLEDVDKLKKKLTDEENIHKALKRAFNRPVGALSRLPPYLPPNTQELLAELAVLEEEITRLEEQAVNYRQDLYQEAVFICSKKNLDNPMDYFERITSQVSRDEQSDSEKSLASVARTASTSSDQSSLSLGRTASTSSDIVSDQIERSFSDSVYGKRATNEPNSLGSLDNGKGSEVQTHGSFNRSPPVVSRHRQRCTDHLADWNPDEHSFLVNSSKKGKGKENQTRSLSERLCRVKTPVRKSSLKRQPSQKSDNSPRKQPVNKALGGDSEPNKISEDIMKCLCSIFTKLSNKDDKKTQVPFSLSIVSDQDMELQDPYGSVIELKKRDIGVYKHLCIVDAISIDLKRKRDALFLLHKLKLLLGKLARVNLDGLSHQHKLAFWINTYNSCMMNAFLEHGIPDSAEKVVLLMREATINVGGEKLTAISIEHFILRLPFYVKQGGKRAAKGNDLRVSNLFGLECAEPLVTFALCCGSWSSPAVRVYTASQIESELEVAKKEYIQAAVGISKDDKLTIPKTLDWYQLDFGKDLKSLLDWVCLQLPDELKGEALCCLKSKTDEPVSELIEVVPYDFSFRYLIHS